From a single Okeanomitos corallinicola TIOX110 genomic region:
- the fabI gene encoding enoyl-ACP reductase FabI — MLNLSGKNALVTGIANNRSIAWGIAQQLHQAGANLGITYLPDDKGKFEKKVAELVEPLKPSLFLPCNVENDEQIQATFETVKQQWGKLDILIHCLAFANREDLTGDFSNTSRAGFNKALEVSTYSLVQLSGAAKPLMTEGGSIVTLSYLGAVRAIPNYNIMGVAKAGLEASVRYLAAELGPQNIRVNGISAGPIRTLASSAVGGILDMIHHVEKVAPLRRTVTQLEVGNTAAFLCSDLSSGITGQILYVDSGYEMMGM; from the coding sequence ATGCTGAATCTGTCTGGAAAAAACGCCTTAGTTACTGGTATTGCTAACAACCGTTCCATTGCTTGGGGTATTGCCCAACAACTACACCAAGCTGGTGCTAACCTGGGTATCACCTATCTGCCAGATGACAAGGGCAAATTTGAAAAAAAAGTAGCTGAATTAGTAGAACCCCTCAAACCTAGTCTTTTCCTACCTTGTAACGTTGAAAATGACGAGCAAATTCAAGCTACCTTTGAAACTGTAAAGCAGCAATGGGGTAAGTTAGACATCCTCATTCACTGTTTAGCTTTTGCCAATAGAGAAGATCTAACCGGCGATTTTAGCAACACTTCCCGTGCTGGTTTTAATAAAGCTTTAGAAGTTAGCACATACTCACTTGTGCAGTTAAGCGGTGCTGCCAAGCCTTTAATGACAGAAGGTGGTAGTATTGTTACTCTTTCCTATTTAGGCGCAGTTCGAGCTATCCCCAATTACAACATTATGGGTGTAGCTAAGGCAGGATTAGAAGCTAGTGTCCGTTACTTAGCCGCAGAACTCGGACCCCAAAATATTCGCGTTAATGGCATTTCCGCTGGTCCCATCCGGACTTTAGCATCTTCAGCCGTAGGCGGAATCTTAGATATGATTCACCATGTGGAAAAGGTCGCTCCTTTACGTCGCACTGTTACACAATTAGAAGTAGGCAACACCGCCGCATTTTTATGTAGTGATTTATCTAGTGGTATTACTGGGCAAATTCTCTATGTAGATTCTGGCTATGAAATGATGGGAATGTAA
- a CDS encoding SLBB domain-containing protein has translation MLNINLWKLLTHTSTSVVLLTTVNLALPVVSLAQQQRSSTSNISTDYLLGGGDRIRVNVFEVPEYTGEYQVPPGGAINLPLIGSVSVLGLTTEQASDEIARRYARFLKRPLISVNLLSPRPINIFVAGEVTRPGAYTLSLQGTGGDNPGLQYPTVLAALSTAEGVTLAADVTKVQLRRKTGRSGEQVISLNLKEITQTGRIPLDITLRDGDTIVVPTATELNVAEARNLFAANYAASQTAPRTVAITGQVYRPGSYLVTPGSATLQAGAVNPETTGSGLPTVMRAIQLAGGITSEADVRNIKIRRPTRINTQQTITLNLWELLQTGDLDQDVVLQDGDTIIVPMATEINAAEATALANTTLSPATIKVGVVGEVKKPGLTELQPNSTLNQALLAAGGFNDARASSGAVDLIRLNPNGTVTKRIVKIDFSKEINDETNPILRNNDVVVVNRSGIAKTGDTVGTVAGPLGLIFNVLRFFGL, from the coding sequence ATGCTTAATATAAATTTGTGGAAACTCCTAACTCACACATCAACATCTGTGGTTTTACTTACCACAGTCAATCTTGCTTTACCAGTCGTTAGCCTAGCACAACAGCAAAGATCATCCACCTCAAACATATCTACAGATTACCTGTTAGGTGGTGGCGATCGCATTCGTGTCAATGTATTTGAAGTACCTGAATATACAGGTGAATATCAAGTTCCTCCCGGCGGAGCAATTAACCTGCCTTTAATTGGTAGTGTTTCTGTTTTAGGGTTAACCACCGAGCAAGCATCTGATGAAATAGCCAGAAGATACGCTCGCTTTCTCAAACGTCCCCTGATTTCAGTTAACCTGTTATCCCCACGTCCCATTAACATATTTGTAGCTGGAGAAGTGACACGGCCAGGAGCTTATACTCTCAGCTTACAGGGAACAGGTGGCGATAACCCTGGTTTACAATATCCCACAGTATTAGCAGCACTCAGCACAGCCGAAGGAGTAACACTAGCCGCAGATGTTACCAAAGTGCAGTTACGTCGTAAAACTGGACGTTCAGGGGAACAAGTTATCAGTCTCAACTTAAAAGAAATTACTCAAACAGGCAGAATTCCCCTAGATATCACACTCAGGGATGGAGACACCATAGTTGTACCCACAGCCACAGAATTAAATGTTGCTGAAGCGCGCAATTTATTTGCAGCTAACTATGCAGCTAGTCAAACAGCACCCCGGACAGTAGCCATTACCGGTCAAGTTTATCGCCCTGGTTCTTATCTGGTAACACCAGGAAGTGCAACTCTCCAGGCAGGTGCTGTTAATCCTGAAACAACAGGTAGCGGCTTACCAACTGTTATGCGAGCTATCCAACTAGCTGGGGGAATTACATCAGAAGCAGATGTTCGGAATATTAAAATTCGCCGTCCGACTAGAATTAACACACAACAAACTATAACTCTCAATCTGTGGGAGTTACTGCAAACAGGAGACCTAGATCAAGATGTTGTGTTGCAGGATGGAGATACTATTATTGTTCCCATGGCGACTGAAATTAACGCCGCAGAAGCCACTGCATTAGCTAATACTACGTTATCACCTGCAACCATTAAAGTTGGGGTCGTGGGAGAAGTTAAAAAACCTGGCTTAACAGAGCTACAACCCAATAGCACTTTAAATCAGGCTTTATTGGCGGCTGGTGGTTTTAATGATGCAAGAGCAAGTAGTGGAGCAGTAGATTTAATTCGCCTCAATCCCAATGGTACTGTTACTAAACGAATAGTTAAAATAGATTTCTCTAAGGAAATTAATGACGAAACTAATCCCATTCTCCGCAACAATGACGTTGTTGTAGTTAACCGTTCTGGTATTGCTAAGACTGGAGATACGGTCGGTACTGTAGCTGGTCCATTGGGTCTGATATTTAACGTTCTCAGATTCTTTGGACTCTAA
- a CDS encoding pre-16S rRNA-processing nuclease YqgF: MTNTQPAILGFDPGRDKCGVAVMGLDRKLYFHQVVAADEAIAQISSLRQQYPISLVVMGDQTTAKKWKKQLNQELIPTVNIILVDERYTTLEARDRYWQMFPPTGITKLLPKGMRQPPRPIDDIVAILLIERYLNRLTSN, encoded by the coding sequence ATGACTAATACACAACCTGCAATTTTGGGCTTTGATCCTGGTCGAGATAAATGTGGTGTGGCTGTGATGGGATTGGATAGAAAACTTTATTTCCATCAAGTTGTCGCTGCTGATGAGGCGATCGCTCAAATTTCATCATTAAGACAACAATATCCTATTTCCTTAGTTGTGATGGGAGATCAAACCACGGCAAAAAAGTGGAAAAAACAATTGAATCAGGAATTAATTCCCACTGTAAATATTATTTTAGTGGATGAACGTTATACAACTTTAGAAGCACGCGATCGCTATTGGCAAATGTTCCCACCCACAGGAATAACAAAATTGTTACCCAAAGGTATGCGACAACCTCCCAGACCAATAGATGATATAGTAGCTATCCTTTTAATTGAACGCTACCTTAATCGCTTAACTTCTAATTAA
- the ntcA gene encoding global nitrogen regulator NtcA, with product MIVTQDKALANVFRQMATGAFPPVVETFERNKTIFFPGDPAERVYFLLKGAVKLSRVYEAGEEITVALLRENSVFGVLSLLTGNKSDRFYHAVAFTAVELLSAPIEQVEQALKENPELAMLMLRGLSSRILQTEMMIETLAHRDMGSRLVSFLLILCRDFGVPCADGITIDLKLSHQAIAEAIGSTRVTVTRLLGDLREKKMISIHKKKITVHKPVTLSRQFT from the coding sequence ATGATCGTGACACAAGATAAAGCCCTAGCAAATGTTTTTCGTCAGATGGCGACTGGAGCTTTTCCACCAGTTGTGGAGACGTTTGAACGCAACAAAACGATCTTTTTTCCCGGCGATCCCGCCGAGCGAGTTTATTTTCTTCTCAAGGGTGCGGTGAAACTCTCCAGGGTATATGAAGCAGGGGAAGAAATAACGGTAGCACTGTTACGGGAAAATAGTGTTTTTGGTGTGTTGTCGTTACTGACGGGAAATAAGTCAGATAGATTCTATCATGCCGTGGCCTTTACTGCGGTTGAATTACTTTCTGCACCAATTGAACAAGTTGAGCAAGCACTCAAGGAAAATCCAGAATTGGCGATGTTGATGCTGCGGGGTTTGTCTTCGCGGATTCTACAAACGGAGATGATGATTGAAACTTTGGCTCACCGAGATATGGGTTCTAGGTTAGTCAGTTTTCTGTTGATTCTCTGCCGTGATTTTGGTGTCCCTTGTGCTGATGGTATTACTATTGATTTGAAATTGTCTCATCAAGCGATCGCAGAAGCTATTGGTTCTACCCGTGTAACTGTGACTAGGTTATTAGGGGATTTACGCGAGAAAAAGATGATTTCTATTCACAAGAAAAAGATTACTGTGCATAAACCTGTTACCTTGAGTAGACAGTTTACTTAA
- a CDS encoding TatD family hydrolase — MRLIDTHVHLNFDLFRTDLAAVRSRWQTAGIVHLVHSCVHPGEFASIQALAHQFPEISFAVGLHPLDACKWEQNTAEKIKSLANSDHQIVAIGEMGLDFYKANNYEQQVMVFEEQLAIATELNLPVIIHCRDAAPQVREILQKWREIQGERVRGVMHCWGGTPQETQWFLDLGFYISFSGTVTFKNAKTIQASAAMVSSDRLLIETDCPFLSPTPKRGEKRNEPAYVGYVAQQLAKIRGETVEEIANQTTENACKLFGLSLDK, encoded by the coding sequence ATGCGGCTAATAGACACCCACGTACATCTTAACTTTGATCTTTTTCGGACAGATTTAGCAGCAGTGCGATCGCGTTGGCAAACAGCAGGGATAGTACATCTAGTCCATTCCTGTGTTCATCCCGGAGAATTTGCCAGCATCCAAGCCCTAGCTCACCAATTTCCCGAAATTAGCTTTGCTGTTGGCTTGCATCCCTTAGATGCCTGTAAATGGGAACAGAACACAGCAGAGAAAATAAAATCTCTAGCCAATTCTGATCATCAAATTGTAGCTATTGGAGAAATGGGCTTAGATTTCTACAAAGCAAATAACTATGAGCAACAGGTCATGGTATTTGAAGAACAGTTAGCGATCGCCACCGAATTGAACTTACCAGTGATCATCCATTGTCGTGATGCAGCTCCACAAGTAAGAGAGATATTGCAAAAATGGCGAGAGATTCAAGGGGAAAGAGTACGGGGTGTAATGCACTGTTGGGGTGGTACACCTCAAGAGACTCAATGGTTTCTAGATTTGGGCTTTTACATCAGTTTTAGTGGCACAGTCACCTTTAAAAATGCAAAAACCATACAAGCATCAGCAGCTATGGTTAGCAGCGATCGCTTGTTAATAGAAACTGATTGTCCCTTTTTGTCGCCCACACCCAAAAGGGGAGAAAAGCGCAACGAACCCGCTTACGTGGGTTATGTAGCCCAACAACTAGCAAAAATCAGGGGAGAAACAGTAGAAGAGATTGCCAATCAAACCACGGAAAATGCTTGTAAATTGTTTGGACTGTCATTAGATAAATAG
- a CDS encoding aspartyl protease — protein MILGSFGSDGELFFEIDLITADGLELSVIAMLDTGFTELLAVNSQDLEALGWRFLRERPLKTAQGIKTFRIYLGKVRIDGRELEIPVYGGEEITEVLLGSQWLKIMRLVADMSADVLSLEIV, from the coding sequence ATGATTCTAGGTAGTTTTGGTAGTGATGGGGAGCTTTTTTTTGAAATTGATTTAATTACTGCTGATGGTTTAGAATTATCAGTAATCGCTATGTTAGATACTGGTTTTACAGAACTACTTGCTGTTAATTCCCAAGATTTAGAAGCGTTAGGTTGGCGTTTTTTGCGGGAAAGACCACTAAAAACAGCGCAGGGAATCAAAACTTTTAGAATTTATTTAGGAAAGGTACGCATTGACGGAAGAGAGTTGGAAATTCCGGTTTACGGTGGTGAGGAAATTACAGAAGTTTTACTTGGTAGTCAATGGTTGAAGATTATGCGATTAGTTGCGGATATGTCCGCAGATGTTTTAAGTTTGGAAATAGTTTGA
- a CDS encoding DUF3084 domain-containing protein, with the protein MATGYILIAAILILGGVIATVGDRIGTRVGKARLSLFNLRPKKTAVLVTIFTGGIISASTLAILFAADEGLRKGVFELEDIQKDLIDKREQLKIAEDQKNQVENQLTESRKEQAQAQQDLQKINQSLQAANAKQRITQAQLNRTISQQSKTQAQLKDTQSRLGEVVIQYRKSTSELQSLYNQRQELQTAVAELAKERQRLYAEAKKAIDEAKTAIEKRDQELANRQKVIEQRDQKIANLDKLIQNRNLEIKQREKVIATRESRLKELEKQQTYLEQEVARLEKYYQSYRDLRLGKLALVRGQVIAAGIVRVDKPTAASQVVMQILQQANRNANIQLSEPNTTPGNSELLRVTKERVEQLIKQIQDGREYVVRIFSAGNYVRGEKQIEFFADAMPNELVFSASEVLATTSADMKNMTLYQLRQRLDLLISASQFRARNAGILENVQIDGTVGRFFTQLQESQATLEIKAIAAEDTYTAGPLRVKLVAISDGKVIFST; encoded by the coding sequence ATGGCCACTGGGTACATCCTGATAGCAGCAATTCTAATTTTGGGAGGCGTAATTGCCACCGTGGGCGATCGCATCGGCACACGGGTGGGTAAAGCACGCCTCTCACTCTTCAATCTGCGTCCGAAAAAAACAGCGGTATTAGTAACAATTTTTACGGGTGGGATCATTTCTGCTTCTACTTTAGCAATTCTATTTGCGGCTGATGAAGGGTTGCGAAAAGGGGTGTTTGAGTTGGAAGATATTCAAAAAGACCTGATAGATAAACGAGAACAGTTAAAAATTGCAGAAGACCAAAAAAATCAGGTAGAGAATCAGTTAACGGAGTCAAGGAAAGAACAAGCTCAAGCACAGCAAGATTTACAAAAAATTAATCAGTCTTTGCAAGCTGCTAATGCTAAACAAAGAATTACACAAGCCCAACTTAACCGTACTATCAGTCAGCAATCTAAAACCCAAGCTCAATTAAAAGATACTCAAAGTAGATTGGGTGAAGTGGTGATTCAGTACAGAAAGTCTACATCAGAATTGCAAAGTTTATATAATCAACGGCAAGAATTACAAACCGCAGTTGCAGAATTAGCAAAGGAACGTCAGCGGTTGTATGCAGAGGCTAAAAAAGCTATAGATGAAGCTAAGACGGCGATTGAAAAACGTGATCAGGAATTGGCTAATCGTCAAAAAGTGATTGAGCAGCGTGATCAAAAAATTGCTAATTTGGATAAATTAATTCAAAATCGAAATTTAGAAATTAAACAAAGGGAAAAAGTAATTGCTACTAGGGAATCTCGCTTAAAAGAATTGGAAAAACAACAAACATATTTAGAGCAGGAAGTAGCAAGGTTAGAAAAATATTATCAATCTTACCGTGATTTACGTTTAGGTAAGTTGGCTTTAGTTCGTGGTCAGGTAATCGCTGCTGGAATAGTGCGTGTAGATAAACCTACTGCTGCTAGTCAAGTGGTAATGCAAATTTTGCAACAAGCTAATCGCAATGCCAATATTCAATTAAGTGAACCTAATACAACTCCTGGAAATTCAGAGTTATTGCGTGTTACTAAAGAAAGGGTTGAACAACTGATCAAACAAATTCAAGATGGTCGAGAATATGTGGTGAGAATTTTTTCTGCTGGTAATTATGTCCGAGGAGAAAAGCAGATAGAATTTTTTGCTGATGCGATGCCAAATGAATTGGTGTTTTCAGCTAGTGAAGTTTTGGCGACAACTTCCGCTGATATGAAAAATATGACACTATATCAATTAAGGCAAAGGTTGGATTTGTTGATTTCTGCTTCTCAGTTTCGCGCCCGTAATGCTGGTATTCTGGAAAATGTACAGATAGATGGGACTGTTGGGCGATTTTTTACTCAATTACAAGAGTCTCAAGCAACACTGGAAATTAAAGCGATCGCAGCAGAAGACACCTATACAGCGGGTCCTTTGAGAGTCAAGTTAGTAGCAATATCTGATGGAAAAGTTATTTTTAGCACTTAA
- the hisB gene encoding imidazoleglycerol-phosphate dehydratase HisB: MTNQRIATVKRTTGETEVQVTINLDGTGICKSDTGIPFLDHMIHQISSHGLFDLDIQAKGDWEIDDHHTNEDVGITLGQALHQALGHKKGIVRFGHFVAPLDESLIQVALDFSGRPHLSYGLDIPTQRVGNYDTQLVREFFVAVVNHSQMTLHIRQLDGINSHHIIEATFKAFARAMRMATEIDPRRAETIPSSKGVL, encoded by the coding sequence ATGACTAATCAACGCATTGCTACAGTTAAACGCACAACTGGGGAAACAGAAGTACAAGTCACTATTAACCTTGATGGGACAGGGATCTGTAAATCTGACACAGGAATTCCCTTTTTAGACCACATGATCCATCAAATTTCCTCCCACGGTTTGTTTGATTTAGATATTCAAGCCAAAGGTGACTGGGAAATTGATGATCACCACACAAATGAAGATGTTGGTATTACCTTGGGTCAAGCTTTACACCAAGCACTAGGACACAAAAAAGGTATTGTCCGTTTTGGTCACTTTGTTGCACCCCTTGATGAATCTTTAATTCAAGTCGCTTTAGATTTTTCTGGTCGGCCTCATCTCAGTTATGGTTTAGATATTCCTACTCAAAGAGTGGGAAATTATGATACTCAATTAGTGAGAGAATTTTTTGTAGCTGTGGTCAATCATAGTCAAATGACCTTACACATTCGCCAATTAGATGGTATTAACTCCCATCATATTATTGAAGCCACTTTCAAAGCTTTTGCTAGAGCTATGCGGATGGCTACGGAAATCGATCCACGTCGTGCTGAAACTATTCCTAGTTCTAAGGGTGTATTATAA
- a CDS encoding DUF3146 family protein: MSAKRLPETTAHVRITAQSWQYGLIEGDVSAGDFEWHFKWHFRRGELSVKPSQGRALIKEPLGRFLEKQDYQLEPGGDYAFTIRAEL, encoded by the coding sequence GTGAGTGCTAAACGTCTACCAGAAACCACCGCCCATGTCCGCATCACCGCTCAATCTTGGCAATATGGCTTAATTGAAGGTGATGTCAGTGCAGGAGATTTTGAATGGCATTTTAAATGGCATTTCCGTCGGGGGGAATTATCTGTCAAACCCTCTCAAGGTCGGGCTTTAATCAAAGAACCTCTCGGTCGCTTTTTAGAAAAACAAGATTATCAATTAGAACCAGGGGGAGATTATGCTTTTACGATTCGGGCAGAATTATAA
- the rpsT gene encoding 30S ribosomal protein S20: MANSKSALKRAKIGERNRLRNKAYKSAVRTLMKKYFVAVEEYGANPSPEAKQVVDTRMSEAYSKIDKAVKRGIFHPNNGARKKSRLAKRVKAVTQTA, encoded by the coding sequence GTGGCTAATTCAAAGTCTGCTCTTAAACGCGCAAAAATCGGTGAACGTAATCGTCTGCGGAACAAAGCATATAAGTCAGCAGTAAGAACGCTGATGAAAAAATACTTTGTGGCAGTAGAAGAATATGGGGCTAATCCTAGCCCAGAAGCAAAGCAAGTTGTAGATACAAGAATGTCTGAGGCTTACAGCAAAATTGATAAAGCTGTGAAGCGGGGTATATTCCATCCCAACAACGGAGCTAGGAAGAAGTCAAGATTGGCTAAAAGAGTCAAAGCTGTTACCCAAACAGCATAG
- the hisD gene encoding histidinol dehydrogenase, with amino-acid sequence MLRIITQQADVRAELQRICERTHDQQVLHKEATVREVLQAVKRQGDKAVLHYTAEFDQQTLQPEELRVTGSELDAAYQQVPKDLLAAIQLACRQIEAFHRQRVPKSWVHFGDDEVVLGKRYTPVDRAGLYVPGGRASYPSTVLMNAIPAKVAGVPRIVMVTPVRGGKAVNPAVLVAAQEAGIEEIYRIGGAQAIAALAYGTETIPKVNVISGPGNIYVTLAKKLVYGTVGIDSLAGPSEVLIIADETANPVHVATDLLAQAEHDPMAAAILITTDAGLAKKVQVAVEKQLVDHPRRIDTEKAIAHYGLIVVVESLEAAAELSNEFAPEHLELEVKDPWALISEIRHAGAIFLGYSTPEAVGDYLAGPNHTLPTSGAARYASALGVETFLKHSSIIQYSPTALQKVAGAIDSLAQAEGLPSHADSVCRRVQEEE; translated from the coding sequence ATGCTGCGAATTATTACTCAGCAGGCAGACGTTAGAGCCGAACTACAACGTATCTGCGAACGCACCCATGATCAACAAGTGCTGCACAAAGAAGCAACGGTGCGAGAAGTGTTACAAGCAGTTAAGCGCCAAGGCGACAAAGCTGTACTGCACTACACAGCCGAATTTGATCAACAAACCTTGCAACCAGAAGAACTCAGAGTGACAGGCTCAGAACTGGATGCAGCTTATCAGCAAGTACCTAAAGATTTGTTGGCAGCCATTCAACTGGCCTGTCGTCAAATTGAAGCATTCCATCGCCAGCGAGTCCCAAAAAGCTGGGTACACTTTGGTGATGACGAAGTAGTATTGGGTAAACGTTATACACCTGTAGATCGGGCAGGTTTATACGTACCAGGAGGACGAGCTTCCTACCCCAGTACAGTATTAATGAACGCTATACCAGCTAAAGTAGCAGGTGTACCTCGGATCGTGATGGTAACACCGGTAAGAGGTGGAAAAGCAGTTAATCCAGCCGTTTTAGTAGCTGCCCAAGAAGCAGGAATAGAAGAAATTTATCGCATAGGTGGCGCTCAGGCGATTGCAGCTTTAGCCTATGGCACAGAAACAATTCCGAAAGTGAATGTGATTAGCGGACCAGGTAACATTTATGTCACCTTGGCTAAAAAACTAGTCTACGGCACAGTGGGTATTGATTCCTTGGCAGGTCCTAGCGAAGTGCTAATTATTGCCGATGAAACAGCCAACCCCGTTCATGTGGCTACGGACTTATTAGCCCAAGCGGAGCATGATCCAATGGCAGCAGCTATTTTGATTACAACTGACGCTGGGTTAGCCAAAAAAGTCCAAGTAGCTGTAGAAAAACAACTGGTAGATCATCCGCGACGAATAGACACAGAAAAGGCGATCGCCCATTATGGCTTAATAGTCGTAGTTGAATCTCTAGAAGCAGCAGCAGAATTATCTAATGAATTTGCTCCCGAACACCTAGAATTAGAAGTTAAAGATCCTTGGGCTTTAATTTCTGAAATTCGTCATGCCGGAGCGATTTTCTTGGGTTATTCGACACCAGAAGCAGTAGGTGACTACTTAGCCGGACCCAACCATACCTTACCTACATCTGGTGCAGCACGCTATGCTTCCGCTTTAGGCGTGGAAACCTTCTTGAAACACTCTAGTATTATCCAATACTCACCCACAGCACTGCAAAAAGTAGCTGGTGCAATTGACTCTCTAGCTCAAGCTGAGGGTTTACCTTCCCATGCTGATTCAGTCTGTAGAAGAGTTCAAGAAGAAGAGTAA
- a CDS encoding universal stress protein — protein MLKTILVALDGSEITEKVVKTLGDLVLSSNTKVVLCHVFPTPDSKIELPADCPHPDSSNFSYFQVEKQLQSYQEKLPVKSEIELVAGDPADEIIRLANIHQADLVVVGSRGLTGMKKIVLGSVSTQVMEEVHCSVLVVKPGK, from the coding sequence GTGTTAAAAACTATTTTAGTAGCTTTGGATGGCTCGGAAATTACTGAAAAAGTAGTTAAAACTTTAGGAGATTTGGTCTTATCATCAAACACCAAAGTGGTACTATGTCATGTATTTCCGACACCAGACTCAAAAATAGAATTACCCGCTGATTGTCCTCATCCAGATTCATCTAACTTCTCTTATTTTCAAGTAGAAAAGCAGTTGCAATCTTACCAGGAAAAATTACCTGTTAAAAGTGAAATAGAATTAGTCGCAGGTGATCCTGCTGATGAAATTATTCGTCTAGCTAATATTCATCAAGCTGACTTAGTGGTAGTTGGTAGTCGTGGGTTAACGGGAATGAAAAAAATAGTTTTAGGTTCTGTTAGCACACAGGTAATGGAAGAAGTTCATTGTTCTGTGTTGGTTGTGAAACCGGGGAAGTAA
- a CDS encoding ABC transporter ATP-binding protein — MNPVTDTPDPQLNPIDQPPIVLTSELRKVYRTGFWLNQQVISLKSCSLQVYPGETFGLLGPNGAGKTTLLKLLLGIIRPSAGRGLLLGKPLGDRSVKQRIGYLPENPYLYDYLTGWEFLEFAAGLFQIPTKIQRQRIPELLELVGLSQTDARKKLMRRYSKGMLQRVGMAQALINDPDLVFLDEPMSGLDPLGRYQMREIILSLKKQGKTIFFNSHVLSEVEQICDRVAILAKGELICSGSLNELLGTENTYHVKGEGGDAEVLKKRIADLQFDADGTWHGILQEDYYDFLSSLRLMGGKIITINFSHRSLEEFFIEQIQNQTSSQ, encoded by the coding sequence ATGAATCCTGTTACAGATACTCCTGATCCTCAATTAAATCCTATAGATCAACCACCGATAGTCCTCACATCTGAGTTGAGAAAAGTCTATCGCACTGGTTTTTGGCTGAATCAACAAGTTATATCACTTAAAAGCTGTTCTCTACAAGTTTATCCTGGAGAAACTTTTGGTTTACTAGGTCCCAATGGTGCTGGTAAAACTACTTTGTTAAAATTACTACTAGGAATTATTCGCCCTTCTGCGGGGAGAGGATTATTGTTAGGAAAACCATTGGGCGATCGCTCAGTGAAACAGCGTATCGGTTATTTGCCAGAAAATCCCTATCTGTATGACTATCTCACAGGTTGGGAATTCTTAGAATTTGCTGCTGGTTTATTTCAAATTCCTACCAAAATACAACGTCAGCGTATTCCTGAATTATTAGAACTGGTGGGTTTATCTCAAACTGATGCTCGTAAAAAATTGATGCGACGTTATTCTAAAGGGATGCTACAACGGGTTGGTATGGCTCAGGCATTAATTAATGATCCAGACCTGGTATTTTTGGATGAACCAATGTCAGGACTTGATCCATTGGGACGTTACCAAATGCGGGAAATTATCCTTTCCCTGAAAAAACAAGGAAAAACTATCTTTTTCAATAGTCATGTTTTAAGTGAAGTAGAACAGATTTGCGATCGCGTGGCAATTTTAGCCAAAGGAGAATTAATTTGTAGTGGTTCTCTCAACGAACTATTAGGTACAGAAAATACATATCATGTTAAAGGTGAAGGTGGAGATGCAGAAGTTCTGAAAAAAAGAATAGCTGATCTACAATTTGACGCTGATGGTACTTGGCATGGTATTTTACAAGAAGATTACTACGATTTCCTTTCCAGCCTCCGATTGATGGGGGGGAAAATTATCACTATTAATTTTTCCCATCGTTCTCTAGAAGAATTCTTTATTGAACAGATCCAAAATCAAACTTCTTCGCAGTAA